TACACTTTGGACGAGTGCCTGGCTGGGCGCGTTCTTCTTGGCAATGTGGGCCAGCGGCGTCCCCCTCATCCTGCGTCTTAGGCGGTGGAAGCgctaaaaggggaagcggcattCGGTATATACCACGTGTGTGTGGCAACAAACGTGGTGAGTACCATGCAGGTGGCACCCCGTGTACCCACTTGCGTTCGCCCAGCTGCTACGAACGAGCTACGCGTCCATCTCGCGGGGGAAGGGCTCCTCAAGTGCGACTCTCCGTCTGGTCATCCTTTTTTCGATGTGGGAGGCCTGCCTTGGAgtttccccctcttcacaGCAATGTGCAGATGGCACGTAGTGAAATGCTGAGAGAGGAAGATGTCAATCCCCTCCGTGGCAACTATGCAGCTGCTACGCCTGAGCGAAGGTTGGGAGATCCCCCTCCGTCCGGGAGTCCTTCACCGCTGCGCACTTTTCTTCCTCGGGGGAGAAAAGATCCCCTGTGCTCCTGGCTACGATGCAAAATGGGCTACCCACAAAAGAGCACAAAAAGGGTGTATATAATGAGCAGTATTTACAAGCGTGTTGGCGGCggagagttttttttttttttttttttttttttttttataattcacGGCCTGTagtcaaaagggggaaagcgaCCAGCCCAGCAACAACAGGGGGAGAGTCCCCCTTCTAACTGCTTTACTCTGCGCAACTCGGGGAGAACAGAGTGAACCACCCACCTGGGGGGAGAaagaagcaaagcaaagcaaagcaaagcaaacgTGCGCAAAGAATGCGAGGCATACGATGGGAACGCCAAACGGCGCTCCGATCAGCGAACCATAGCAGACGTTGGAGTGGCAATTTCTCGAGACGTGTGTGCTGTTAAACGTGTATGCGGAGTCAGCGGTACGCAAACCAcacttgcaaaaaaaaagaagtggcaACGGTACCGcgacaagggggggaaaagaaaaaaaaatatataaaaatgaagttacTATTAAATCGGGggactttttaaaattacaaaaaaaaccACATGTACAAGGAAAGGGGGATTCactacgggggggggggaggagataTATCACTTTGATGCATTAGGGAGAGGGCACGTTGTTGAGGAGGTTGGACGGTCGGGAGGGAGAAGTCATCGGttgggaggaagaagtggtCGGTTGGAAAGGAGAAGTCATCGGTTGGGAAGAAGCAATGGTCGGTAGGGAAGAAGCAATGGTCGGTTGGGAAGAAGCAATGGTCGGTTGGGAAGAAGCAATGGTCGGTTGGGAAGCAGCCGCGTTGCTGTGCAGCCACGCCGCTCAGCAGCAGCTAATCAGTTAAGACGCGCAAACGGAGGAGCAGCGTCAGAGGGGAAAAGCAACTAGCTTtgaaggggagggaaaaagcggtcatatatttttttttctttaaaagaGGGGAACACGTACGCACGCACGCACGCACGCATGCAGGTGGAGGGGGGTGCTGTACGTGTGTCCGCGGtagggagggggaagcggtaaaggaggggaagcggtaATGGGTGGTGAAAAAGCCACAGAGGAAGAGCAGTCAGAGCAGTCAGAGCAGTCAGAGCAGTCAGAGccataaaaaattaggagGAGCCTCTCCGGGGGAGGGTTCATAATCAGAGGCAGTTTTTCACGTACGTGTGTGCGTGAAGGTGAGCAGATGGGCAACCCATGCGCAACGGGGTGTGcgcgtatgtgtgtatgtacgcgtatgtgtgggggggagacACGGGCAGAGGAATGGTGACGAGTGGGTGGGCGCGGCGGCGCTGCACTGGTAACTCCTCCGCTTCGCAGTCGCTTCGCAGTCGCTTCGTAGCCACACCACCATGTTGTTTTCCGCGCCGCTTCGCAGCCGTTTCGCAGCCGCTTCATAGGCGCTCCCCGCCGCTAATCGCCGCTACTCGCCGCTGACCGCGGAACCTAACAAACGCAGTTGGCTCgactctcctccttcttgcTGAGCTTCAAATTTTTGGTGACGATGCTAAGTTCCAGCAGGGAGGGGTTATTTAAAATCTGCTGAATGAGCTCCTCAAAACAGTAGGTGATATTGATATCATTTTTCGCGCTCGTTTCACAAAAAAGCATATTATTTTCGAAAGCGAAGTTTTTCCCTTCATCCTTCGTCACCTCGTGGTTGGCTTTGTCTATTTTATTGGCCACCAACATCTTGATGGCGTTCTTGTTCGTCGAGTACTTGTCGATTTCGTGAATCCACACGTCTAGGTTTTCGAAGGATTCCCTCACGGTGCAGTCGctacgggggggaagtgacACGAGGGGTTAGCGCATCAACAAGTTAGGAGCGTCAAACGGGTTAGCAGCTGATGGGTTGGGTTAACCGCTACTGGGCTGGCTAGCCGCTTTGCCTCCCCACTTACTACACGAGGATAATCGCGTGCGCGTTCCTGTAGTAGGCAGACGTGAGCGTCCGGAACCTCTCCTGCCCGGCCGTGTCCCAAATGCCCACCTTGATGGTTTTGTTGTCTATTTTGAGGTACTTCACTTTGAAGTCGATGCctaaggggggggagaggtagagcggtggagaggtggagcggcggagaggtggagcggtggagaggtggagcggtggagagGTGGAGCGGCAGAGaggtggagcggtggagaggtggagcggcggagaggtggagcggtggagcggtggagaggtggagcggcggagaggtggagcggtggagaggtggagcggtggagaggtggagcggcggagaggtggagcggtggagaggtggagcggtggagagGTGGGTGCGTAGGAACGTCGGAGAGGTGGAGCGATCCGCCTACAGAGCAGCACTGCCACGCCAAACGGAGGCGCCGCTGCGCTCTGCTCTCCCTACCTATGGTGGACAGGACCTTCTCTTCAAACTGGTTATCGGAGTACCTGCACAGGATACTGCTTTtgcctgcagggggggggggcggttaTGTGAAGCGGTTATGTGAAGCGGTTATGTGAAGCGGTTATGTGAAGCGGTTATGTACATAGGCCCATTTTGGTGCCCCGTTTTTCCTCGCAGCTACGCGGACACCACAGAGTGGGCCGTCCATCCCTCACTCAGCCGCAGTTCTCTCCGCTGGCCGCTCCTCAAAAAGCGCGTCGGCCCCTCATAACGCAGGAGGGAGACGCCGCCACTCTTCGGAGGGTAGGGCGAAACCTACCTACGCTGGAATCGCCAACAAGTAACAACTTCAGCAGGTagtcatatttatttttatttttcattttttcacgagggacaaaaaaaaaggggagaagggggggcgcaggaggggggagagCAGGGGGCGGCGTGAGACGGTTAGGGGTTAAGCGTGCGCCGTGCGTGCATGCGTACGCTCGTACACGGTGGTGATGGTAGTGGTGATGGTGGTAGTGGCGGTAGTGGTAGTGGCGGCGGTAGTGGTGGCGGTAGTGGTGGCGGTAGTGGTGGCGGTAGTGGTAGTGGCGGCGGTAGTGGTGGCGGTAGTGGTGGCGGATGCGGAGGGGGGAATAACTATATGGATGTTAGTGTGGATGTTAGTGCCGATGCGAAGGGGCGATGGTTGTTCGTGCGGCCATGTTTTCTGGGGGCGAAGCGCTCACTGCGTGGTGGTCATTCTTCGTGGAAGTGGTACACTGCTATATGTGGCGAAGTGGTACGTGCTACGCTGCTATGTGGCGAAGTGGTACGTGCTACGCTGCTATGTGGCGAAGTGCTACGTGCTACGCTGCGACGGCACATTCACGTGAGCTACTCGCAGGCGCGCCAATTGCATGTTCGCCTTCAGCGCGTCGAGCGGCCGGAAGGAACCCAACTGACAAATGGTATCGCGCGATGGTTATGACATCCGactctttatatatattgtcgccttaattttttttttttttttttttctttttttttttgcatttttttgcatttttttctcgtgtTTGTTGCAATGTTCCAGTTCGCACGTGAATGTTCAAACTGTTTCCTCTTCTctctttgggggggggagattcGGTTCGTATGGGAGCGGCTGCGCGAATGCACGgcacgcctttttttttggggggggaaggcaaaacaaGTCGTGCCACGGGAGGTAGGacgcagggaaaaaaaaggaggcgaaACCGAATGTGAATACCTCCGTTAGTATGCATACCTCCGCTAGCATATTATAGGGACATGCGTGGCTACGCACCGTGCGCGCCGCACGAGCACTGTTATGCGTGGCGACGGTAGGGTAgcgcgggggaggggagTGAACAGCGATCATTCTCGCCCCCTTCGCGACGAGGgaattcaaaaaagaaacgcaGAATGGGGGAAGTAGaagagaagaggaaggaaaaaagaaaaaaaaaaaaaaaaaaaaatacatacatacataaatataaacactTTTACCTGTACATGTACAGGTAAATGTACGTATAACACGAAATAACTGCCTCCTCTTCCAAaggtgagttttttttttttttttttttttttcgcttattTATACGCTTCGTTGTGGTTTTCTCTTCGCCCTCCCTGCGCCCCTCTCTTCTTCTCCACCCGGTGCGGCCTGGCCCACCTCTCGCGTCAACCCTCTGCTTTGGTGAGCGAAAGTGAGACGATTAACCCAACGGTTAGTGCTACGTGTTGCCTGTTGCGTGTATGGGGAAGCGTCCCCACAGCGGGGATCCACATGCACAAAGCTGCTGCGCTGTATAATGCCCACCGGGGAGTATTCCCAAGCGGGAAAGCAACCTTCACCAGCCTCTACGATTAGGTAATGAATGGTGTTTCTTTCTGTTTGCCATTCAACAGCTGTTCACTCCTCCCTCCACCCTTTCATGTGTTTACTAGAAAGTTGTGACGCTACTCAACCTCACAGTTTGTATCTTCACCCCGTTGCGTTGTGAGCGGGTagagagggggggaagacgaaTATCTTTGGGGAGGGAAACGACCCCATCATTATGGCAAAACAGCTTCTTAACGGGAGAGTACCTCCGGGGAATTGGCATCGCCCGCTGCGAAGTGAACATCCGTGGGACGCCCCAGCGGGTGGATCCTTcccaaaaaggaataaaaaagggaaaaaaaaaaaaaaaaaaaaaaaagcaaaaatataatgtaacGATACTGCAACGGTACCGCAACGACAGGGTGATGACAACGTAGAGCCCCTTTAAAACGCGGGCGCCATGCAGACCGTGTGTGAAAACAGATTAAGAGTGCCTGGGGGGACCTGCGCGTTGGGAGACGGAACCCCCTCCCCTCTAATAACATGATGTGCAATCGTGCGGTCCGCTCATATACCTCTAAGCAGCTTCTATAACTGCCAAAGGATTGTTCGCGGCGAAGCTTCCATCCCTGCAGGGAGTAGTTTCATCCGCACGGCAGTGTCTTCCCCTTACGTTCCTGCTTCCTAttgcggagggggggaggtccACTTGAGTAGACCCCCTCCCTCTACCCCCACGTGCGTCTTCCCCGCTGATTCCTTTGCGATGTTGTTTTTTACGGTTCGTCTCCCCTCTTGGGTTAtcattttaccttttccccttcgggTGGCCCCTGCATGGGGTGGTGCTCCACCGTGGCGCTGAATCGAAGCAGCCCCCTTTCAGCGGTTTGGTAGTTTAGCAGTTTGGTAGTTTAGCAGTTTGGCGGTTTGGTGGGGGCGTCAAAACGGGGCGTCAAAACCGCCTGAACagtcaggcaaaaaaaagaaaaaggggggggaacacaAACAAAGGGGCAAACGGGAAAAcaggaaaatggaaagcgggaaaaaggaaaacggaAAAACGCACATGTGGCATGCGCAACCCGATGGAGGGCGGAGGGAGCCCCCTCCCTTTTCTAAGCCGTCTTCTTCCCAGCGGCGGCGACCCCGTAGGACTGGAAGCACCTCTGGAAGAAGCGGCCCATGTAGCTGTCGACTACTTCACTTAGCGCCACGCTGTCATTCGAAAGGAGGGAGAGGTCCACCCGCCCCGTTGCActgttaacatttttctgAAGCATCTCCTGTTTGACGTTCTTGTAGCAACTGGTTGCATCTACTAGGGACAGATTCGGTGgcccaaaaaaatggctagctagcTTATAGCCAAAGtagtgaaaaattattaaaaacagaaaaaaaaaaaaatgatatccCCTAGAAACGGATTCATTTAGAATCCAACTGAGACTCATAAAAGGACCACTCACAACGTTTGCGCATCTGTTGGAAAAGAGCAAAACGATTTGGGTTAGAAGCAGATTCACCTCCAACTGGTGAGGTAGGCTATCCTTGGTGAACAGATAAATGTAAAGCAAAACGTAACTGAGGAAGGAGCAAACCATTTCATTTAAGTACGTGTCCAAGACGATGGAGGCATACAGATCTGTGTTGCtccaaaatgttttattataatacttGTTGGCGCTGCTCATATGGGGACATGTCAAAATGAGAATCTGCACGAGGGCGTTCTTAACGACGGGTGGTACTTGGGGAAATACAAAGGAGGTGAGGATTGATCTGCTTCTGGTgacctttccattttgaattcTCTCCAGGATGGAGGCGCTGATGGGCGAGGGGGGCTCCGCCCCCACCAGCAGCTTCACGGCGCCGAGGTAGAGCAGCGTCCCAGCGACGTTCGACAGGAAAATCACCTTCGCTtcgcctgcgggggggggtggcggcaCCAAGAGCGGTTAGCGGCATTAGGAGCGACTTGGAGAGGTCAGCCGCATGTGCGGAGGTTGGCGGCATCAGGAGCGGCACGTGGGGAGGTTCGCCGCATGCGTAGAGTCGGCTTACCCCGGCCGATCAGGTTGAGCCTGCTCTtgaagaagtggaaaaaggggTCGCCGTCGTAGCCGCCCGAGCAGTGGCGGAACCACAGGAAGAGGACAGCCGTCGCCTTGACGGACCCCGCCACCAAGCTGTTGGCGTAGTCATACTGGGTAACCCTAGACAGGCCGGCGAACACCACCCTCTCGATCAGCTGATTCAGGAGGAAGCAAAAGCTAAAGTAGAGCAGCGTGTTCAGGCAGAACCCCAAGGACAAACAAATCGTCTTGTAGTTACGCTCCAGGTACTTGAGCGGTAGATCCTTCGCTTTCGATTTCACCTTCACCTCCTTGAGCTCCTCCTTGGATCCCTTCCGGTTCgaaattttctcctttatcTTCTTCGTGATTTTAAGTGACTGCTCGTAGAGGTTGCTGTCATGGTGTGTTGCGCTCATTgtgaggggggagcggctgtggggggaggagctGCGGGGTGGAGCTGCGGGATGTGGTCAGCTCGATGAGCCACTTTCCGGGCTGACTCTCCAAGGGGAGGAGTGACTTCCTTCCACTGTGCCGCTACACAGAGGGGGAGCTCCACCGTGCCGCTTTGTTAGGCATCCCCTCTCCACGTTAACCGAGAGGGAGGCCAAACGGGGAAGCACTCAATCGGAAGGCACATATGCAAAAGGGAACGCGGGGTAGAACACCCTCTCGGGGGGTCTCCCTTGGTGTGATGGGGCGATGTACGCAGAGGTAGCTCGGCCCTCATTTGACGGAATGGTTAGTAACTCAGTTGATGCAGCGGCGTGTGCGCTTTCGCCATGTAGGGCGAgcagaggcaaaaaaaaaaataaaaaaaaaaaaaaaaagcggtaGGATTTATCGGGTGAGCGATTGGCAAGAGGGCATACCTCAGGATGTCGTTTCGATGCTGCTTCCGTTTGTGCGGACGGCCgggtttttaatttttcgggGGGGCCTCTCAAcagaagagagaaaaaaaaaaaaaaaaaaaaaaaaaaaaaaacgatagaCATGCTACACTACGTTGACTGGCgctcaaatggaaaaaaagtggtCGGTCGTTTGTGGCGACAGGGGGGCGGCATTGCAGTGTCATCATGCTGCAGCTGTAGGGTGGCCACGCCGAGGCGCTCCGTTCGGTGGGGAAGGGTGACGCTGCTCCGCTTGGTGAGGGAGCATTACGCCGCTACGCTTGGTGGAGGAGCATTACGCCGCTACGCTTGGTGGAGGAGCATTGCGCCGCTCCGTTCGGTGTAGAAGGGTGACGCTGCCAATCTCGAGGGGCTTCCCCCTTCGATGGACGACTGCTGGAGGCGCGACCCGCATGCACCATCGGCCTTTCCCCCTGCTGATGTGCGGCGCGGGGCCCAGCGTGGGAGAGGCATCCATCCAGTTAGAAGTGCTCACCCGGTTGGTCAGTCGCTTTGGCAGAGCTTGCAGAATTGGCTGATTTGTTTGGCCCATTCGTTGAGGGTAgttctttcgttttttcattattttttttttttttcgttttttttcgttttttttttttctttttttttgtgttttttttttttcccccacttgtCCGCGGTGGCATCGAACAGGCGCCGCTCAACGGGAAGCAACAGGCAGGCAAACACCGCAGGGGTGTGAAGTAGCGTGCAAACAGTTGGCATACAACCGGCAGGGGAGCACAAAATCTGGTGCAGCGTAGCCCTGCTTGACGCGGCTGGGTGAGAGGCCAACCACAGCATCTGCCTGGTTAGAAGCGCGGCGAAAGGGCACGGGTGTGTTGCCCCCTTTGGTAAACGCAGCTCAgctcgttcgttcgttcgtttgttcgtttgcttgcttgctttcctttttcctcccttttgcgtccgcttccccccccaagaTGAACCCCTGGGCGGTGCCAATCGGCCACCTGAACGACCTGCTGGCGGAGGCCcccgaggaggaaaaaaatgagaaaaaccaatttgaagaactGGACATGCCTCGGGAGGTGATTGAAGCTTTGGGGCGGATGGGGATTCGCCACCCCTCGACGATTCAGCAGCTGTCCGTGGGGAAGGCCCTGCGGAAGAGGAGCCTGATCGTGCAGGCGAAGAACGGCACGGGCAAGAGTATGTCCGTCTGCATGGTCGTGGCTAGTCGGATAGTGGCGACGGTGAAGAGGCGGCATGTGAAGAAGCGTCTGAAGAGGGCAGGTGAGAGGGGCGCATATGGGGAGAACGCAGACGGGGAGGCCGCTCACGGGGAGGCCGCCTTCGGGGCTGACCCGGCGGTGtccctcttcctccactCGGTAATCCTCGTGCCGACGCGCGAGCTCTGCGTGCAGCTGCGGGACAACATCAGGGAGATTTCGAACCAGGGGATATTTATTAACTGGCGAGGGGACTGGCGAGGTGACTGTCGAAGTGGAGAGCTCCCACGAGCGTGCGACAACGTGCGTAGTTCCTCCCCCAACGTGTTACCAAGTGACCACCGCGACGCAGCAAAGGGTGAACAGCAAATTGGGAGGTCCTACTCCCCCTTCGAGGTGAAACCCATGGTACTATACGGAGGCACAGACGTATTGGACGACCTCCAAATGTTGTTTGCGTGTCTCCCCCACGTGGTAATATCAACGCCTGGGAGGCTGAAGCATGTGTTAAGCATTTTGAGTCGACTGCATGTGAGTGTGGGCCGAAGAGAAGCAGAAGGGTGTCCCACCAAAGTGCCACTCACCAAAATAGTTAACGTCCTGGTGAAGCAGTTGATACTAGACGAGGTGGATGCTCTCCTCGATGAGCAGTTTGAAAGCCAAATGAAGGTGATTCTCTCCCAGGTGGTAAGTCCCAAAGTGCAAGTGCTCTGTTATAGCTCCACATGCTTTGAGTCATCCATCAGTCGGTTCGTCAAGGTGGTGAACCTCCATGACGTGGGTTACCTTTCCAGGTGGAAGGGCTTTTGCGTGAAAAGGATGCATCAAATTTTGGGTGGTAACCtgggggggggtctcccccctggggaggtACCACCAGAACTGAAGGTAAGGAGCGCCCTCGACCAGGACACCCCTCCGCAGAGCAACCACTCAGGTGAGGGCAAGCTGGCGGAAGAAGAGACCCCGCTCGAGGTATATCTCAATAGGGAAGTGAGCTCCCCACCTGACTCCCCCCAAAACAACCGCGCACAcacaaaagtgaagaagaaaaaaaaaaaaaaaaaaaaaaaaaaccttagGAGAAACAAACAGAAGGGGATGAACTCAATCGAAGAAATGGTCCAAGCGCAGAGCGTCTTCCAGGAGGAGAGCTCCGTTCGATACATTTTGCGGAAGATAGTAAAGGAAAAGGGCAAGGTCGCCCTGCGTGCCAGGCGGAGGAGGGAGTTTGAGTTTGTGCAGACGTGCACCTCGGTCATCGTTcacggggagggggggggagcggctgAAGGGGGGGTGGACGGCGCCTGCGATGGAAAAGAGGTGGGTGACAAGGGGGGGAGTGACAACAGCCATCGGAGTGATAACCATACGAGTGATGGGGAGATCCCTCCTCTTTattgccccccccccagcgcgCTGAGCTCCCCCGTGCTGCGGAACGTGAGGCACTGCTTCATCACGGTGGACAACGAACGCCTGAGCAAGCACGAGGAGCTCaagtacaaaatgaaggtCATCCTGAAGGTAGTGAGAGAAATCAAATTCCACCtgtgcttcctcttcattaATAGCACTTACGAGGGGGTGCAAGTGAGCAAGATGCTGAAGAAGCACGGCGTGTGCTGCTACTACACGAGCTCTAAGGTGGAGCATCAGCGAAGGATGCAAGTGTTTAATAACCTCAGAAGGAATGAGGTGAAGGTGGTGGTCTGCAGCGACGTCATGAGCAGAGGAATTGATAACATCGCATGCGACTTGGTAATTAATTTAGACATTCCGCAGAGCAAGGAGACTTACATTCATCGGTCGGGGAGGTGCGGACGCTACGGAAACAGGGGGCTCTGCATAAGCCTCTGCAACTACTCGGACTACGCCTACCTCCACTTCTATAAGTACCAGCTCCGCCTACCCGTGCACGACTTCTGCTTCCTGCGCAGGGAGCAGCGGGAGCGGTTGGAGGAGCGGACTTACCCGCACGGCGACGCTGGAAGCGGTAGGggaaaagagggggaagcagccaCCTGGGAAGAGGCAACCCAAGAAGAGCCCACCTGCGAAGTGGCAACCAAAGAAGCCATCCGGGAAGAAACCCCCCCGGGTGAGCACTCCACCAGTTGCGTTGAAACGCACTTGGGAGTCCACGCAGTTGAGCAGCCCGAGCGGAAGGCGCCCCCTCAACAGAGCCGCTTAGGGAGAGGCCCGAGGAAGAAGGCCCTCGCCCTGAACATCAAGGGGTTTTGCGCAGAGGGGATACACatcgcgggggggggcacccaTGTGAGCAGTCAGGTGAGGAGAGAGGTGAGCAGCCAGGTAAAGAGCGAGGTGAGCAGCCAGGTAAAGAGCGAGGTGAGCAGCCAGGTAAAGAGCGAGGTGAGCACCCAGGTAAAGAGCGAGGTGAGCACCCAGGTAAAGAACGCGGCAAAGAGCGAGGCAAAGAGCGAACCGTTTCCCCCCCATCGCGGCGTCCACCTCAACGTGCGGGTGAAAAAATTTGTGAGCAAATTTAAAGTGGCGAGAAACGAAGTCTGCTGCGAGTTCTGCCTCCCCAACGACAACGCAAATGTCTTTCAGTCGATCAGTGTCATCCAGCACAAGTCCAGCCTgatcattttcttcctcttcagcaGGAGGATACGCATGCGACTCCTTTCCTTCCGGGCGTTGCAGCTTGCAGGCGGGGAGTCGGCGGCGGAGTCGGCGGAGAAGGGGAGCAAGTGCTGCCGCTCCCACTACtgcctcctctttttttgcaattcggACAGCTACCTAGTGCTGAAGGtcttctacttcttcctcttcctctttaaGCATTATCAGTACCCCCTCAGGGAGGCCCTCACTCCGCTGCTGATTCACACAGGCGGGAGCacaccaaaggggggcaaatggaaaaagagaTGTGACCGATGTTGCCACGCATTTCGCCCCAACCGAGTCAACCTCAATTACGTTTCGGACACCTGCCTCATGATAGGTAACAACATCCaaagggcagaaaaaaaaaaaaaaaaaaattttaaaggaTGCCAAAGTGATGAAGATTTTTACATGAACAGGCAAGGTAAAACTGTGACTACTTTTCGGAAGGCCATGTTTTACCCGTTCCTCTTGGGGAGTCAAACGGGGCACCGCTCAAGTGGCCAGTTGAGCAGCCCGGGCGCTGCCCAGGGGGAGCAAGC
This genomic window from Plasmodium vivax chromosome 1, whole genome shotgun sequence contains:
- a CDS encoding helicase, putative (encoded by transcript PVX_088190A), whose protein sequence is MNPWAVPIGHLNDLLAEAPEEEKNEKNQFEELDMPREVIEALGRMGIRHPSTIQQLSVGKALRKRSLIVQAKNGTGKSMSVCMVVASRIVATVKRRHVKKRLKRAGERGAYGENADGEAAHGEAAFGADPAVSLFLHSVILVPTRELCVQLRDNIREISNQGIFINWRGDWRGDCRSGELPRACDNVRSSSPNVLPSDHRDAAKGEQQIGRSYSPFEVKPMVLYGGTDVLDDLQMLFACLPHVVISTPGRLKHVLSILSRLHVSVGRREAEGCPTKVPLTKIVNVLVKQLILDEVDALLDEQFESQMKVILSQVVSPKVQVLCYSSTCFESSISRFVKVVNLHDVGYLSRWKGFCVKRMHQILGGNLGGGLPPGEVPPELKVRSALDQDTPPQSNHSGEGKLAEEETPLEVYLNREVSSPPDSPQNNRAHTKVKKKKKKKKKKNLRRNKQKGMNSIEEMVQAQSVFQEESSVRYILRKIVKEKGKVALRARRRREFEFVQTCTSVIVHGEGGGAAEGGVDGACDGKEVGDKGGSDNSHRSDNHTSDGEIPPLYCPPPSALSSPVLRNVRHCFITVDNERLSKHEELKYKMKVILKVVREIKFHLCFLFINSTYEGVQVSKMLKKHGVCCYYTSSKVEHQRRMQVFNNLRRNEVKVVVCSDVMSRGIDNIACDLVINLDIPQSKETYIHRSGRCGRYGNRGLCISLCNYSDYAYLHFYKYQLRLPVHDFCFLRREQRERLEERTYPHGDAGSGRGKEGEAATWEEATQEEPTCEVATKEAIREETPPGEHSTSCVETHLGVHAVEQPERKAPPQQSRLGRGPRKKALALNIKGFCAEGIHIAGGGTHVSSQVRREVSSQVKSEVSSQVKSEVSSQVKSEVSTQVKSEVSTQVKNAAKSEAKSEPFPPHRGVHLNVRVKKFVSKFKVARNEVCCEFCLPNDNANVFQSISVIQHKSSLIIFFLFSRRIRMRLLSFRALQLAGGESAAESAEKGSKCCRSHYCLLFFCNSDSYLVLKVFYFFLFLFKHYQYPLREALTPLLIHTGGSTPKGGKWKKRCDRCCHAFRPNRVNLNYVSDTCLMIGNNIQRAEKKKKKNFKGCQSDEDFYMNRQGKTVTTFRKAMFYPFLLGSQTGHRSSGQLSSPGAAQGEQAHRGLDYEILQRREGELQPSSLPLESALNQIKATPLERKQIASLSQQCSEYLCMNDQREVAQKVNMLVAPQVFLNLAEGEEDVHLLKGLFLQSHVQLHGGAGQPSGEKKKKKIEAEVEA
- a CDS encoding hypothetical protein, conserved (encoded by transcript PVX_088185A), with amino-acid sequence MSATHHDSNLYEQSLKITKKIKEKISNRKGSKEELKEVKVKSKAKDLPLKYLERNYKTICLSLGFCLNTLLYFSFCFLLNQLIERVVFAGLSRVTQYDYANSLVAGSVKATAVLFLWFRHCSGGYDGDPFFHFFKSRLNLIGRGEAKVIFLSNVAGTLLYLGAVKLLVGAEPPSPISASILERIQNGKVTRSRSILTSFVFPQVPPVVKNALVQILILTCPHMSSANKYYNKTFWSNTDLYASIVLDTYLNEMVCSFLSYVLLYIYLFTKDSLPHQLEVNLLLTQIVLLFSNRCANVVSGPFMSLSWILNESVSRGYHFFFFLFLIIFHYFGYKLASHFFGPPNLSLVDATSCYKNVKQEMLQKNVNSATGRVDLSLLSNDSVALSEVVDSYMGRFFQRCFQSYGVAAAGKKTA
- a CDS encoding small GTPase Rab18, putative (encoded by transcript PVX_088180A); this encodes MKNKNKYDYLLKLLLVGDSSVGKSSILCRYSDNQFEEKVLSTIGIDFKVKYLKIDNKTIKVGIWDTAGQERFRTLTSAYYRNAHAIILVYDCTVRESFENLDVWIHEIDKYSTNKNAIKMLVANKIDKANHEVTKDEGKNFAFENNMLFCETSAKNDINITYCFEELIQQILNNPSLLELSIVTKNLKLSKKEESRANCVC